In a single window of the Atlantibacter hermannii genome:
- the ansB gene encoding L-asparaginase 2 produces the protein MTLFKKTFLAAFVMGCSSAALALPHITILATGGTIAGGGASATQSAYKAGKVSVENLVDAVPELKSIAQIKGEQVVSIGSQDMNDQVWLTLAKKINSECDSTDGVVITHGTDTMEETAYFLDLTVKCDKPVVMVGAMRPSTAMSADGPFNLYNAVITAADPQSARRGVLVAMNDTVLDGRDVTKTNTTDVATFKGVNFGPLGYIHNGKVDYQRTPARKHTTQTPFNVNNLTELPKVGIVYSYANASDLPVKALVEGGYKGIVSAGVGNGNLYKDVFDSLATAAHNGVAVVRSSRVPTGSTTQDAEVDDAKYGFVASGTLNPQKARVLLQLALTQTSDPQQIQTMFNQY, from the coding sequence ATGACGTTATTTAAAAAGACTTTTTTGGCGGCTTTTGTGATGGGATGCAGCAGCGCCGCACTGGCTTTACCCCATATCACCATTCTGGCAACCGGCGGCACCATCGCTGGCGGCGGCGCGTCGGCAACACAGTCTGCCTACAAGGCGGGCAAAGTCAGCGTTGAAAACCTGGTGGATGCCGTACCGGAGCTGAAATCCATTGCGCAGATTAAAGGCGAGCAGGTTGTCAGTATCGGTTCCCAGGATATGAACGATCAGGTCTGGTTAACGCTTGCGAAGAAAATCAACAGCGAGTGCGACAGTACCGATGGGGTTGTGATTACTCACGGCACGGACACCATGGAAGAAACGGCATACTTCCTGGATCTCACGGTCAAATGCGATAAGCCAGTGGTGATGGTTGGCGCCATGCGCCCGTCAACGGCAATGAGCGCCGATGGCCCGTTTAATTTGTATAACGCGGTGATCACGGCTGCGGATCCGCAGTCCGCCAGACGCGGCGTACTGGTCGCCATGAACGATACGGTGCTGGATGGCCGCGATGTGACGAAAACCAATACGACCGATGTCGCGACCTTTAAAGGCGTCAATTTTGGTCCTCTGGGCTACATCCATAACGGCAAAGTTGATTATCAGCGTACACCCGCAAGAAAACACACCACCCAAACGCCATTCAACGTAAACAACCTGACGGAACTGCCGAAAGTGGGCATCGTCTATAGCTACGCGAATGCGTCGGATTTACCGGTAAAAGCGCTGGTGGAAGGCGGTTATAAAGGCATCGTCAGCGCTGGCGTAGGCAACGGCAATTTATATAAAGATGTTTTCGATAGCCTCGCCACCGCTGCCCATAACGGTGTGGCCGTGGTGCGTTCGTCCCGTGTGCCGACCGGCTCCACCACCCAGGACGCGGAAGTTGATGATGCCAAATATGGATTTGTCGCCTCTGGGACGTTGAACCCGCAAAAAGCCCGCGTATTGCTGCAACTGGCGTTAACCCAGACCAGCGATCCGCAGCAGATCCAAACCATGTTCAATCAATATTGA
- a CDS encoding putative monomeric alkaline phosphatase PhoX, whose product MSRPLKPLFKQEHSDEISNRSANPVFSDVASAFLSRRRFLQMGVVAGAAVSFPALLKSPAAWAVESAISRPSSLGFTSIAVSTDDTVRVPEGYVARPFYRWGDAVGLKGNLPEFKTDGSNTTDEQAAQAGMHHDGMAWFSLPLGGDDPHHGLLAMNHEYIDNGLLFKDGVANWNLDKVRKGQNAMGISVIEVKKEGDSWTVVRPSEFARRITVNTPMKLTGPAKHHALMKTEADPQGETVLGTMQNCANGHTPWGTYLTCEENWSDIFVKKAAPNALEKRYGISDSDESYRWNEVDPRFSVDATPNEPNRFGWVVEIDPYNPQSTPRKHTALGRFKHEGAAITLAADNRVVAYMGDDQKFEYIYKFVSANKYDASQREAAMDLLSEGTLYVAKFNEDGSGTWLPLVYGQGGLDESNGFASQGELLIKTRLAADVVGATKMDRPEWIAVDPLAAGSVYCTLTNNSDRGKEGKAPVDAANPRANNVYGHIMHWTEENNDPASGAFKWDILVLGGKPDSADEKAKGSMNGAEFGSADGLSFDHRGVLWIQTDVSSSTINKKAYEGMGNNQMLATVPGTNEYRRFLTGPRGCEITGIAFTPDNRTLFINIQHPGEPGDDISDPANPTAVSTWPDGDKNGRPRSSTVVIVKADGGIIGS is encoded by the coding sequence ATGAGCAGACCTCTTAAACCGCTGTTTAAACAGGAACACAGCGACGAAATCAGTAACCGCAGCGCCAACCCGGTTTTTTCCGACGTGGCCAGCGCCTTTTTGAGCCGTCGCCGTTTTTTACAGATGGGCGTGGTGGCGGGTGCCGCCGTGTCTTTCCCCGCGCTGCTGAAATCGCCTGCGGCCTGGGCGGTGGAGAGTGCGATTTCGCGGCCTTCCTCGCTCGGTTTTACCAGCATCGCCGTCTCCACGGACGATACTGTGCGCGTACCGGAAGGGTATGTGGCGCGTCCGTTTTACCGTTGGGGCGATGCAGTAGGCCTGAAGGGCAACCTGCCGGAATTCAAAACTGACGGCAGCAATACCACCGATGAGCAGGCGGCGCAGGCGGGCATGCACCATGACGGCATGGCCTGGTTTAGCCTGCCGCTCGGCGGTGACGATCCGCATCATGGGCTGTTGGCAATGAACCATGAGTACATTGATAACGGTCTCCTGTTCAAAGACGGTGTCGCGAACTGGAACCTCGATAAAGTCCGTAAGGGCCAGAACGCCATGGGGATTTCCGTGATCGAGGTGAAAAAAGAGGGCGACAGCTGGACCGTTGTGCGCCCGTCTGAATTCGCGCGCCGCATTACGGTTAACACGCCGATGAAACTCACCGGCCCTGCGAAGCATCACGCGCTGATGAAAACCGAGGCCGATCCGCAGGGTGAAACCGTGTTGGGCACCATGCAGAACTGTGCCAACGGCCATACGCCCTGGGGCACTTATTTGACCTGCGAAGAGAACTGGTCGGATATTTTTGTGAAAAAAGCCGCGCCGAATGCGCTGGAAAAACGCTACGGCATCAGCGACAGCGACGAATCATACCGCTGGAACGAAGTTGATCCACGTTTCAGCGTCGATGCCACCCCGAATGAACCCAACCGTTTTGGCTGGGTCGTGGAAATCGACCCGTATAATCCGCAGTCCACCCCGCGTAAACATACCGCGCTGGGCCGTTTCAAACACGAAGGCGCGGCCATTACCCTGGCAGCCGACAACCGCGTGGTCGCCTACATGGGCGACGATCAGAAATTCGAGTACATCTATAAATTTGTGTCTGCCAATAAATACGATGCCAGCCAGCGTGAAGCAGCGATGGATTTATTGTCTGAAGGCACCTTATATGTGGCGAAATTCAATGAAGACGGTAGCGGAACCTGGTTACCGCTGGTGTATGGCCAGGGCGGCCTCGATGAAAGCAACGGTTTCGCCAGCCAGGGCGAGTTGCTGATCAAAACGCGTCTGGCGGCGGATGTTGTGGGTGCCACGAAAATGGACCGCCCGGAATGGATTGCAGTAGATCCCCTCGCGGCGGGCAGCGTTTACTGTACGCTGACCAACAACAGCGATCGCGGCAAAGAGGGCAAAGCGCCGGTTGATGCCGCCAACCCGCGCGCCAATAACGTCTACGGCCATATCATGCACTGGACGGAAGAGAACAACGACCCGGCTTCCGGCGCGTTCAAATGGGATATCCTGGTGCTGGGCGGCAAGCCGGACAGCGCGGATGAAAAAGCCAAAGGCTCGATGAATGGCGCGGAATTTGGCAGTGCGGACGGCCTGTCTTTCGATCATCGCGGCGTACTTTGGATCCAGACCGATGTCTCGTCCAGCACCATCAATAAAAAAGCCTACGAAGGGATGGGGAATAACCAAATGCTCGCCACCGTGCCGGGCACGAATGAGTATCGCCGCTTCCTCACGGGGCCGCGTGGCTGTGAAATCACGGGCATCGCGTTTACGCCGGATAACCGCACGCTGTTTATCAACATCCAGCATCCGGGCGAGCCGGGGGATGATATCAGCGATCCTGCCAATCCGACTGCGGTATCTACCTGGCCTGACGGCGATAAAAATGGCCGCCCGCGTTCATCCACTGTGGTGATTGTGAAAGCTGATGGCGGGATCATCGGCAGTTAA
- the fcuA gene encoding putative TonB-dependent siderophore receptor — MVQAAANDFKPGGDQLVPAFLDGQMANGGRLGMLGEQNAMDVPFNVIGYTSKLIEDQQAKTIADVVSNDAGVQNVQGYGNYAETYRIRGFKLDGDDMTFGGLAGIVPRQVVDASMLERVEVFKGANSLVNGVASSGVGGMINLEPKHATETPVTRVGVDYTSASQVGGSADIGRRFGDSNQFGARVNLLHREGESPIENDKRRTTLASLGLDYQGDRLRSSLDMGYQKKAFHGGTVGVNISGVDFIPEPPRNTSNYAQKWAYSNIENEFGLARAEYDLTDNWTSYLGFGMQHAHETGIYSSPKLNNINGNATASRLDTNAIHDVYSGMGGIRGDFDTGVVSHKVNVGYSAMLRRSNIAWAMNSKNPSPAVNIYDPQPAPMPVADLRGGNYSDPLTTARTRVQGWLLSDTLGVLDDRLLLTLGARYQNVVLRNYSNATGAETPNSRYDQTRWMPTYGLVYKAWDEVSFYANHTEALQPGQAAPKGTTNYGESTDIIHSKQNEVGVKMDYGRIGGSLALYEIKKPSGFNVASGDPDTLPTWKIDGEQRNRGIELNVFGEPVLGLRLNGSATWIDAELTKTQNGANNGNDPVGVPAYFMVLGAEYDIKPVDGLTATARVNRSGSQYVNTSNTRKIDGYTTLDLGVRYKMQLNQARNEMTWRVGVDNVTNENYWASVDDGGTYIYQGEPRTLKVSMSYDF, encoded by the coding sequence GTGGTTCAGGCCGCGGCAAATGATTTTAAGCCCGGCGGCGATCAACTGGTTCCCGCTTTCCTTGACGGTCAAATGGCTAACGGCGGACGCCTCGGCATGCTGGGTGAACAAAATGCCATGGACGTGCCCTTTAACGTGATCGGCTACACCTCAAAGCTGATTGAGGATCAACAGGCGAAAACCATTGCCGATGTGGTGAGCAACGACGCGGGCGTGCAGAACGTTCAGGGTTACGGTAACTATGCGGAAACGTACCGTATTCGCGGCTTCAAACTGGATGGCGACGATATGACATTCGGCGGCCTGGCGGGCATTGTGCCGCGCCAGGTTGTTGATGCATCAATGCTGGAGCGGGTCGAAGTGTTCAAAGGCGCCAACTCGCTGGTGAATGGCGTGGCCAGCTCCGGCGTGGGCGGGATGATTAATCTGGAACCGAAACATGCTACCGAAACGCCGGTGACCCGAGTGGGCGTGGATTACACCTCCGCATCGCAGGTAGGCGGTTCGGCAGATATTGGCCGCCGCTTCGGCGACAGCAACCAGTTCGGCGCACGCGTCAATCTGTTGCACCGTGAAGGCGAAAGCCCGATTGAGAACGATAAACGCCGCACCACGCTCGCTTCCCTTGGCCTGGATTATCAGGGCGATCGCCTGCGTAGCTCGCTGGATATGGGTTATCAGAAGAAAGCGTTTCATGGCGGCACCGTGGGCGTCAACATCAGCGGTGTGGATTTCATTCCCGAACCGCCGCGCAATACCAGTAATTACGCGCAAAAATGGGCATACAGCAATATTGAAAACGAATTCGGTCTGGCACGCGCCGAGTACGACTTAACGGATAACTGGACCAGCTATCTGGGCTTTGGCATGCAGCACGCCCATGAAACCGGCATTTACAGCTCGCCGAAGCTGAACAACATCAATGGCAACGCCACGGCGAGCCGCCTGGATACCAATGCCATCCACGATGTGTACAGCGGGATGGGCGGTATCCGCGGCGACTTTGATACCGGCGTGGTGTCGCATAAGGTCAACGTGGGGTACTCCGCCATGCTGCGCCGCAGTAACATCGCCTGGGCGATGAATTCGAAAAACCCGTCGCCCGCGGTGAATATTTACGATCCGCAGCCCGCGCCAATGCCGGTGGCCGATTTGCGAGGCGGAAATTACAGCGATCCGCTCACCACCGCCCGCACCCGGGTTCAGGGCTGGTTGCTGAGCGATACGCTGGGTGTGCTGGATGACAGGTTATTGCTGACGCTGGGCGCGCGTTATCAAAACGTCGTGCTGCGCAACTACAGTAATGCAACCGGCGCAGAGACGCCGAATTCCCGTTACGACCAGACGCGCTGGATGCCGACTTATGGCCTGGTGTACAAAGCCTGGGATGAGGTCTCTTTCTACGCTAACCATACCGAAGCCCTGCAGCCGGGCCAGGCCGCGCCGAAAGGCACCACCAACTATGGCGAAAGCACCGACATAATCCATTCGAAGCAGAATGAAGTGGGCGTCAAAATGGACTATGGCCGTATTGGCGGATCGCTGGCGCTGTACGAAATCAAAAAGCCGTCAGGCTTCAATGTGGCGTCAGGCGATCCGGATACGTTGCCGACCTGGAAAATAGACGGCGAGCAGCGTAACCGTGGGATTGAACTCAACGTATTCGGGGAACCCGTGTTAGGGCTGCGCCTCAACGGCAGCGCCACCTGGATTGACGCCGAACTGACCAAAACGCAGAACGGGGCAAATAACGGCAACGATCCCGTCGGCGTACCGGCTTACTTTATGGTGCTGGGAGCGGAATATGACATTAAACCGGTGGACGGTTTAACCGCCACGGCCCGCGTAAACCGTTCTGGTTCGCAATACGTGAATACGTCGAATACCCGCAAGATCGATGGCTATACGACCCTCGACTTAGGGGTTCGCTACAAAATGCAGCTCAATCAGGCCCGTAATGAAATGACGTGGCGTGTAGGCGTGGATAACGTCACCAATGAAAACTACTGGGCAAGCGTCGATGACGGCGGCACTTATATCTATCAGGGCGAACCGCGCACCCTGAAAGTGTCGATGAGTTATGACTTCTGA
- a CDS encoding Predicted integral membrane protein — MFTYRRLRLALATVVSLSLLAAPVMANPGNGNGGGHGNSGNHGNSGNKGNNDNRGNSQKERGNASQKGPAEHRKNGGKPDNVAADISFTQARQLAVNYGLTGYDSLPPGIAKNLARGKPLPPGIAKKTVPASMLNDLPRYPGYEWRIVGDDLVLIALSTAVVTAIINGVFD; from the coding sequence ATGTTTACTTATCGTCGTTTACGTCTTGCTTTAGCTACTGTGGTCTCACTTTCCCTGCTCGCAGCGCCGGTTATGGCAAATCCGGGCAACGGAAATGGTGGTGGTCATGGTAACAGCGGCAACCATGGCAACAGTGGTAATAAAGGTAATAACGATAACCGGGGAAATAGCCAAAAAGAGCGAGGTAATGCGTCTCAGAAAGGCCCTGCGGAGCATCGCAAAAACGGCGGCAAGCCGGATAACGTCGCGGCGGATATCAGCTTTACGCAGGCGCGGCAACTGGCGGTGAATTATGGTTTAACCGGCTACGATTCCCTGCCGCCTGGCATCGCAAAAAATCTGGCCCGTGGTAAACCGCTGCCGCCGGGTATTGCGAAGAAAACGGTGCCGGCGTCTATGCTAAACGACCTGCCCCGTTATCCGGGTTATGAGTGGCGCATCGTGGGTGATGATTTGGTGTTAATCGCGTTGAGTACCGCAGTAGTGACAGCGATTATTAATGGCGTGTTTGATTAA
- the yjaB_2 gene encoding putative acetyltransferase yields MITTATPQDYAALLAVWESAVRATHAFLSEDDIAALHAQLPIWFAMVNLRVWRDPQGQIRGFVGMADETVEMLFIDADSHGKGIGRSLLRWAIEQGANKLDVNEQNPQALAFYQHCGFEITGRSALDGQGRPFPLLHMHYVSK; encoded by the coding sequence ATGATCACAACCGCCACACCACAGGATTACGCCGCATTGCTCGCCGTCTGGGAAAGTGCCGTACGCGCCACCCATGCCTTTCTCTCTGAGGATGATATCGCCGCGCTGCATGCGCAGCTCCCGATTTGGTTTGCGATGGTGAATTTGCGGGTTTGGCGCGATCCGCAGGGCCAGATCCGGGGCTTTGTCGGCATGGCGGACGAGACAGTGGAAATGCTGTTTATCGACGCCGACAGCCATGGCAAAGGCATTGGCCGCTCGCTGCTCCGCTGGGCGATTGAGCAGGGTGCGAACAAACTGGACGTCAATGAGCAGAACCCGCAAGCGCTGGCGTTCTATCAACATTGCGGCTTTGAGATTACTGGCCGTTCCGCGCTGGACGGGCAAGGGCGACCGTTCCCGCTTCTGCATATGCATTACGTAAGCAAATAG
- the yqaE gene encoding membrane protein — MGFWRIVITILLPPLGVLMGKGFGWAFILNIILTLLGYIPGLIHAFWVQSRA, encoded by the coding sequence ATGGGTTTCTGGAGAATCGTTATTACCATTCTTTTACCGCCGCTGGGTGTATTAATGGGTAAAGGGTTCGGATGGGCTTTTATCCTTAATATTATTTTGACCCTGTTGGGTTATATTCCAGGTTTAATTCATGCGTTCTGGGTTCAGTCTCGCGCCTGA